The Symphalangus syndactylus isolate Jambi chromosome 8, NHGRI_mSymSyn1-v2.1_pri, whole genome shotgun sequence genome includes a window with the following:
- the LOC134737276 gene encoding histidine-rich glycoprotein-like, with protein MPGENHAQHTTQHTSPHNTTHHTPHHTTHHTTHHTTHHTTQHTTQHTSPHTTQHTTQHTTQHTSPHNTPHNTPHHTTHHTPHHTTHHTTHHTTQHTTQHNTPHNTPHNTPHNTPHNTPHHTSPHNTTHHTTHHTPHHTTHHTTHLTTPHHTTHHTTHLTTQHTTHHTTQHTTHHTTHHTTPHTTQHTTQHNTPHNTPHNTPHNTPHNTPHHTSPHNTHHTTHHTTHHTTHHTTHLTTPHHTTHHTTHHTTQHTTQHTSPHLTTPHNTQHTPHTPHNTPHNTTHHTTQHTTPHTTPHTTQHTTQHTTHHTTHHTTQHNTQHATPHHTTHHTAPHTTPHNTQHTTHNTTHHTTHHTTQHTTQHTTPHNTQHTTPHHTSPHDTTPHHTSPRCPHTAQAAHLLESTLQLKQ; from the exons ATGCCAGGAGAGAACCATGcacaacacaccacacaacacacctcaccacacaacacaacacaccacacaccacaccacacaacacaccacaccacacaccacaccacacaccacaccacacaacacaccacacaacacacctcaccacacaccacacaacacaccacacaacacaccacacaacacacctcaccacacaacacaccacacaacacacctcaccacacaacacaccacacaccacaccacaccacacaccacaccacacaccacaccacacaacacaccacacaacacaacacaccacacaacacGCCACACAATacaccacacaacacaccacacaacacacctCACCACACCTCACCACAcaacacaacacaccacacaacacaccacacac cacaccacacaacacaccacacaacacacctCACCACACCTcaccacacaacacaccacacaacacacctcaccacacaacacaccacacaccacaccacacaacacaccacacaccacaccacacaccacaccacaccacacaccacacaacacaccacacaacacaacacaccacacaacacgccacacaacacaccacacaacacaccacacaacacacctCACCACACCtcaccacacaacacacaccacacaacacaccacacaacacaccacacaacacaccacacaacacacctCACCACACCTcaccacacaacacaccacaccacacaccacaccacacaacacaccacacaacacacctCACCACACCTCaccacaccacacaacacacaacacacaccacacacaccacacaacacaccacacaacacaacacaccacacaacacaacacaccacaccacacaccacaccacacaccacacaacacaccacacaacacaccacacaccacacaacacaccacacaacacaacacaacacacaacacgccacaccacaccacacaacacaccacaccgcaccacacaccacaccacacaacacacaacacaccacacacaacacaacacaccacacaacacaccacaccacacaacacaccacacaacacaccacaccacacaacacacaacacaccacaccacaccacacctcaCCACAcgacaccacaccacaccacacctcaCCTCGCTGCCCACACACGGCGCAGGCTGCCCACCTCCTGGAGAGCACACTTCAGCTGAAACAGTAA